In a single window of the Kwoniella shandongensis chromosome 5, complete sequence genome:
- a CDS encoding plasma-membrane proton-efflux P-type ATPase translates to MSDNEKVGHHGEVPTKESSLENKVQGDAPVVDEAPERKKREYKEMEHEKTGDLHAKVDMNTIQFTASDLYDKDKVDIEHVVMEEVFQLLQCTEAGLTETEAHERIGIFGPNKLEEKSENVFLQFLSFMWNPLSWVMEGAALVAIALSNGGGAPPDWQDFVGIVLLLFINSTIGFVEERNAGNAVKALMDSLAPKARVKRDGAWKETESSELVPGDLIAFKHGDICPADCRLTEAIDVSMDQAALTGESLPVSKKLGDECFSGSTCKQGEVEGIVISTGPNTFFGRAATLVGQDNDQVGHLQMVLARIGTFCLVSIGIFVLLEILILYADFRYSYRRGLNNILVLLIGGIPIAMPTVLSVTLAVGAQQLAKHKAIVTRITAIEELAGVTILCSDKTGTLTTNKLTIDKENVKCYSTWDVEGVCLLAAYASRTENQDAIDGCVVGTLATPGLAREGIELLDFKPFNPVDKRTEITYRDVRDGGKLKRATKGMTGIIIELCSRNKTNAMEDQLEADVEEFARRGLRALAVAHEDVLGDDKEGQGNGFELVGLLSIFDPPRSDTKQTIDDAMALGVKVKMVTGDQLAIAKETGRRLGLGDHMYPAKVLKEGPEAGSKHANLDEMIMDADGFAGVFPEHKFEIVKRIQGLGHLCAMTGDGANDAPALSRANVGIAVEGATDAARGAADIVLTEPGLSTIVHAIYGSRVIFQRMRNYAIYACAVTIRIVVCFAIMAFVWKFDFPSFMVLIIAVLNDGTIMTLSLDRVLPSTTPDSWDLAEVFAYGIAYGFYLSASTIALYAVMNETDFFERKFGVVPYKGNDYGAHMVIYLQVAIISQALIFVTRSHGPSWTERPSVALMLAFCLAQLISSIIAAFGNWGFTQVSGISGGWIGIVWIWNIVWYFPLDLVKLAMKRTVIAALQRRKARKIAAAATHDENGERLQRTASRHESLYSNRTNFLSRAANRLRGGAKISMSQNELQRFSSIQAQQSGAALTRAHSRPAA, encoded by the exons ATGTCTGACAACGAGAAAGTCGGTCACCACGGGGAGGTTCCTACCAA GGAGTCCTCCCTCGAGAACAAAGTCCAGGGTGATGCACCTG TGGTTGACGAGGCCCccgagaggaagaagcgagagtacaaggagatggagcacGAGAAGACTGGTGACCTCCACGCCAAGGTCGACATGAACACC ATCCAATTCACTGCTTCCGACTTGtacgacaaggacaaggtcgacaTTGAGCATGTCGTCATGGAGGAGGTTTTCCAACTCCTTCAGTGTACCGAGGCCGGTCTCACCGAGACCGAGGCCCACGAGCGTATTGGTATCTTCGGTCCCAAcaagctcgaggagaagtcTGAGAA TgtcttcctccaattcctctccttcatgTGGAACCCTCTCTCCTGGGTCATGGAGGGTGCTGCCCTCGTCGCCATCGCTCTTTccaacggtggtggtgctcCCCCTGATTGGCAAGATTTCGTCGGTATCGTTCTTTtactcttcatcaactcTACTATTGGTTTCGTCGAGGAGCGTAACGCTGGTAACGCCGTCAAGGCTCTTATGGACTCCCTTGCCCCCAAGGCTAGGGTGAAGCGAGACGGTGCCTGGAAGGAGACTGAGTCTTCCGAACTTGTTCCTGGAGACTTGATTGCATTCAAGCACGGTGATATCTGTCCTGCCGATTGTCGACTTACCGAGGCCATTGATGTTTC CATGGACCAAGCTGCCCTTACTGGAGAATCTCTTCCCGTCAGCAAGAAGCTCGGTGACGAGTGTTTCTCTGGTTCCACCTGTAAGCAGGGTGAGGTCGAGGGTATCGTTATCTCTACCGGTCccaacaccttcttcggtCGTGCCGCTACCCTCGTTGGTCAGGACAACGACCAGGTCGGTCACTTGCAAATGGTTCTTGCCCGAATCGGTACTTTCTGTCTCGTTTCCATCGGTAtctttgtcctcctcgagatCCTCATTCTCTACGCCGACTTCCGATACTCTTACCGACGTGGTCTTAACAACATCCTTGTCTTGCTCATTGGTGGTATCCCCATTGCTATGCCTACCGTCTTGTCCGTCACCCTCGCTGTCGGTGCTCAACAACTCGCCAAGCACAAGGCTATCGTCACCCGTATCACTGCTATTGAGGAGCTTGCCGGTGTCACCATCCTTTGTTCCGACAAGACCGGTACTCTCACCACCAACAAGCTCACCATCGACAAGGAGAATGTCAAGTGCTACTCCACCTGGGACGTCGAGGGTGTCTGTCTCCTCGCTGCCTACGCTTCCCGAACTGAGAACCAGGATGCCATCGACGGTTGTGTTGTCGGTACCCTCGCCACCCCCGGTCTCGCTCGTGAGGGCATCGAGCTCCTCGACTTCAAGCCTTTCAACCCTGTTGACAAGCGAACTGAGATCACCTACCGAGACGTCCGTGACGGTGGTAAACTCAAGCGTGCTACTAAGGGTATGACCGGTATTATCATTGAACTCTGCTCCCGAAACAAGACCAACGCTATGGAGGACCAACTTGAGGCTGATGTTGAGGAGTTCGCTCGACGAGGTCTTCGTGCTCTCGCTGTCGCCCACGAGGACGTTCTCGGTGACGACAAGGAAGGTCAAGGTAACGGTTTCGAGCTCGTCGGTCTTCTCTCTATCTTCGACCCCCCACGATCCGACACCAAGCAGACTATCGACGACGCCATGGCCCTCGGTGTCAAGGTCAAGATGGTTACCGGTGACCAGCTCGCTATTGCCAAGGAGACCGGTCGAcgacttggtcttggtgaCCACATGTACCCCGCTAAGGTTCTCAAGGAGGGACCCGAGGCTGGTTCCAAGCACGCTAACCTCGACGAAATGATCATGGACGCCGATGGTTTCGCTGGTGTCTTCCCCGAGCACAAGTTCGAGATTGTCAAGCGTATCCAAGGTCTTGGTCACCTTTGTGCTATGACTGGTGACGGTGCCAACGATGCTCCCGCTCTTTCTCGTGCCAACGTCGGTATTGCCGTCGAGGGTGCCACCGACGCTGCTCGAGGTGCCGCTGATATCGTTCTTACCGAGCCCGGACTTTCCACCATCGTTCACGCCATCTACGGTTCTCGAGTCATCTTCCAACGTATGAGAAACTACGCAATCTACGCTTGTGCCGTTACCATCCGAATTGTCGTCTGTTTCGCCATCATGGCCTTCGTCTGGAAGTTCGACTTCCCTTCGTTCATGGTTTTGATCATCGCTGTTCTTAACGACGGTACTATCATGACTCTGTCCCTCGACCGAGTGCTTCCTTCCACTACCCCGGACTCTTGGGACCTTGCCGAAGTCTTCGCCTACGGTATCGCTTACGGTTTCTACCTTTCCGCCTCTACCATTGCTCTCTACGCTGTCATGAACGAGACCGACTTCTTCGAGCGAAAGTTCGGTGTCGTTCCTTACAAGGGCAACGACTACGGGGCTCACATGGTCATCTACCTTCAAGTCGCCATCATTTCTCAGGCTCTTATCTTCGTCACTCGATCTCACGGACCCTCATGGACCGAGCGACCTTCGGTTGCCCTCATGCTTGCGTTCTGTTTGGCTCAGCTtatctcttccatcatcgCCGCTTTCGGTAACTGGGGCTTCACTCAGGTTAGCGGAATCTCTGGTGGATGGATTGGTATCGTTTGGATCTGGAACATTGTCTGGTACTTCCCTCTTGACTTGGTCAAACTCGCTATGAAGAGGACCGTTATCGCCGCTCTCCAGAGGAGGAAGGCCCGCAAGATTGCCGCGGCCGCCACTCACGACGAGAACGGTGAGCGTCTCCAGAGGACTGCCTCCCGACACGAGTCTTTGTACTCCAACCGAACCAACTTCCTTTCCCGAGCCGCCAACCGACTCCGAGGTGGAGCCAAGATCTCCATGTCCCAGAACGAGCTCCAACG ATTCTCGAGCATCCAGGCTCAGCAATCCGGTGCCGCTCTCACCCGAGCCCACTCCAGGCCCGCGGCATAA
- a CDS encoding 40S ribosomal protein eS24 has translation MSDAEGPVTLRTTKFITNRLLNRRQFVLTVLHPTRSNVSRTELGAKLAALYKTDKERVVVFGLKTKFGGGSSTGFGLIYDDEESQKKFEPKHRLVRSGLAEKVVKASRKLRKERKNRSKKVRGTAKSKAGEASKKK, from the exons atg TCCGACGCTGAAGGCCCCGTCACCCTCCGAACCACCAAATTCATCACCAACCGTCTCCTCAACAGACGTCAATTCGTCCTCACCGTCCTCCACCCCACCCGATCCAATGTCTCCCGAACTGAGCTCGGTGCCAAGCTCGCCGCCTTGTACAAGACCGACAAGGAGCGTGTCGTCGTTTTCGGTTTGAAGACCAAGTTCGGTGGTGGTTCTTCCACAGGTTTCGGTTTGATctacgatgatgaggagagtcAGAAGAAGTTTGAGCCCAAGCACCGACTcgtgagg TCCGGCCTCGCCGAAAAGGTCGTCAAGGCTTCCAGGAAGCTccgaaaggagaggaagaaccgatcgaagaag GTCCGAGGAACAGCCAAGTCAAAGGCTGGCGAGGcgtccaagaagaagtaa